One Phaseolus vulgaris cultivar G19833 chromosome 2, P. vulgaris v2.0, whole genome shotgun sequence DNA window includes the following coding sequences:
- the LOC137810253 gene encoding eugenol synthase 1-like, producing the protein MAAKSKILVLGGTGYIGKFIVKASTEAGHPTFVLIRENTVSHPEKSKLIETFKASGVTLLYGDLHDHESLVKALKEVDVVISTLGGQQIDDQVKLIAAIKEAGNIKRFLPSEFGLDVDRHNAVEPAASFFNKKVNIRRTVEAEGIPYTYVCSYAFSGYFLSTLGQQNVTAPPRDKVVILGNGNVKAVYVSEEDVGTYTIKAVDDPRTLNKTLYMKLPANVLSFNQLVSLWENKIKSTLEKVYIPEDQLLKNIQESPFPANFMLALGHAMVVKEVISNHELDPSLGVEASEIYPEVKYTTVDNYLNAFV; encoded by the exons aTGGCAGCGAAGAGCAAAATCCTGGTTCTTGGAGGAACAGGATACATAGGAAAATTCATAGTTAAGGCCAGCACAGAAGCAGGACATCCCACGTTTGTGTTGATCAGAGAGAACACTGTTTCTCATCCTGAAAAGTCTAAACTTATTGAGACATTCAAGGCCTCAGGAGTCACTCTGCTTTAT GGTGATTTACATGATCATGAAAGCCTTGTTAAGGCTTTAAAGGAAGTTGATGTTGTAATATCTACACTGGGTGGACAGCAGATAGATGATCAAGTGAAGCTCATTGCAGCAATTAAAGAAGCTGGAAACATTAAG AGGTTCCTCCCTTCGGAATTCGGGCTTGATGTGGACAGACACAATGCAGTTGAGCCAGCAGCCagttttttcaataaaaaggTGAATATCCGAAGGACAGTTGAAGCTGAAGGAATCCCCTACACTTACGTTTGTTCATATGCTTTTTCTGGTTACTTCTTGTCAACACTGGGACAACAAAATGTCACAGCCCCTCCCCGGGATAAGGTTGTCATTCTAGGAAATGGAAACGTGAAAG CTGTTTATGTGTCGGAGGAAGATGTTGGGACTTATACCATAAAAGCAGTGGACGACCCAAGAACCTTGAACAAAACTCTATACATGAAACTCCCTGCCAATGTTTTGAGCTTCAACCAGCTGGTCTCCTTGTGGGAGAACAAGATTAAGAGTACCCTTGAGAAAGTCTACATTCCAGAAGATCAGCTTCTTAAAAACATCCAGG AGTCTCCTTTCCCTGCCAATTTCATGTTAGCATTAGGCCATGCAATGGTGGTAAAGGAAGTTATTTCCAACCATGAGCTTGACCCTTCTTTAGGTGTGGAAGCTTCTGAAATTTATCCTGAGGTCAAATACACTACCGTTGACAACTATTTGAATGCATTCGTCTGA
- the LOC137809867 gene encoding putative ubiquitin-like-specific protease 1B: MFSVKFVGVFVPTVFKEHWWLYALNCRTRQLHVLDSIGHGIQYRFKIDKAMVDRLQHLFEILDEFSEKSGAQISLLKENVPLQPNSYDCGILVVKYMELWDGSQHLEGNTFPNYTTVKVILIT; this comes from the exons ATGTTTTCTGTGAAATTTGTTGGT GTGTTTGTCCCAACCGTGTTCAAGGAACACTGGTGGCTTTACGCACTCAATTGTCGAACCAGGCAATTGCATGTATTGGACTCCATTGGTCATGGAATTCAATATCGATTCAAGATTGATAAAGCAATG GTTGATCGTCTACAACACCTTTTTGAAATTCTTGACGAATTTTCTGAAAAGAGTGGTGCTCAAATTTCAttgttaaaagaaaatgttCCCCTACAACCGAATAG TTATGACTGTGGTATTTTAGTTGTGAAATATATGGAGTTGTGGGATGGTTCACAACACTTGGAAGGGAATACCTTTCCCAATTACACCACGGTAAAAGTTATTTTGATTACTTAA
- the LOC137810252 gene encoding isoflavone reductase-like — protein MAGKDRILVLGPTGAIGRHIVWASVKAGNPTYVLVRDTPPTVNKPRLVTAANPETREELLQNFQNSGVFLIQGDMNDHQSLLSAIKQVDVVICSFGRLLIEDQVKIIAAIKEAGNIKRFFPSEFGLDVDRQDAVEPVREVFEEKAKIRRIIEAEGVPYTYLCCHAFTGYFLRNLAQIDTTVPPRDKIFIQGDGNVKGAYVTEADVGTYTVEAVNDPNTLNKAVHIRLPANYLSLNEIVSLWEKKIGKSIEKIYVPEEEVLKNIQELSFPNNYLLALYHSQQIRGDAVYEIDPTKDVEASQAYPHVKYTTVDEYLNQFL, from the exons ATGGCTGGAAAAGATAGAATCCTTGTTTTGGGACCCACAGGAGCCATTGGAAGACACATTGTGTGGGCAAGTGTGAAGGCAGGCAATCCCACCTATGTCTTGGTTAGGGACACTCCACCCACTGTTAACAAGCCAAGGCTTGTCACAGCTGCCAATCCTGAAACCAGGGAAGAGCTCCTTCAGAACTTCCAAAATTCTGGAGTTTTTCTAATCCAG GGAGATATGAATGATCATCAAAGTCTGCTCAGCGCAATCAAACAAGTTGATGTCGTAATCTGCTCATTTGGAAGACTCCTCATAGAAGACCAGGTGAAGATCATTGCAGCCATAAAAGAAGCTGGAAACATCAAG AGATTCTTCCCATCTGAATTTGGATTGGATGTGGATCGTCAAGATGCAGTTGAACCAGTGAGAGAAGTTTTTGAGGAAAAAGCAAAAATCCGGAGAATAATTGAAGCTGAGGGAGTTCCTTACACTTACCTGTGTTGTCATGCTTTTACCGGTTACTTCTTACGTAACCTAGCACAGATTGACACCACTGTTCCTCCTCGCGACAAGATATTCATTCAAGGAGATGGAAATGTCAAAG GTGCATATGTGACTGAGGCTGATGTGGGGACTTACACCGTGGAAGCAGTGAATGACCCTAACACCTTAAACAAAGCCGTGCATATAAGACTTCCTGCAAATTATCTGAGCTTAAATGAGATTGTGTCTTTGTGGGAGAAAAAAATTGGAAAGAGTATTGAGAAAATCTATGTTCCAGAGGAAGAGGTTCTGAAAAATATTCAAG AGTTGTCTTTCCCAAATAATTACCTGTTGGCGTTATATCACTCACAGCAGATAAGGGGAGATGCAGTCTATGAGATTGATCCCACCAAAGACGTTGAGGCTTCTCAGGCTTATCCACATGTTAAATACACCACTGTTGATGAATACCTGAACCAGTTTCTCTGA